The following proteins come from a genomic window of Salvia hispanica cultivar TCC Black 2014 chromosome 4, UniMelb_Shisp_WGS_1.0, whole genome shotgun sequence:
- the LOC125218801 gene encoding RING-H2 finger protein ATL67 translates to MSSAPPPPLAAKLSFSQNLTSIGIGYAVALALGFLVLFSTFLLASYICYRSVAARRRSRSADNSVYLPRIIFVGEEDENEGQNAVVGLDQAVINSYPRFVFTKKSADDGVCSICLSEYRESEMLRMLPDCRHCFHVMCVDAWLKLNASCPVCRTSPLPTPLSTPLQEVVPLSLYSDGRRG, encoded by the coding sequence ATGTCCTCCGCCCCTCCTCCGCCCCTAGCCGCCAAGCTCTCCTTCTCTCAGAACCTCACATCCATCGGCATCGGCTACGCAGTCGCGCTCGCCCTAGGCTTCCTCGTCCTCTTCTCCACCTTCCTCCTCGCCTCCTACATCTGCTACCGCTCCGTCGCCGCCCGCCGCCGCAGCCGATCCGCCGATAACAGCGTCTACCTGCCGCGGATCATCTTCGTCGGGGAGGAAGACGAGAACGAGGGGCAGAACGCCGTCGTCGGCCTCGATCAGGCCGTAATCAACTCCTATCCGAGATTCGTCTTCACGAAGAAGAGCGCGGACGACGGCGTGTGCTCGATTTGCTTGTCGGAGTACAGGGAATCGGAGATGCTGCGGATGCTGCCGGATTGCCGCCACTGCTTCCACGTGATGTGCGTGGATGCGTGGCTGAAGCTCAACGCGTCGTGCCCCGTGTGCCGGACTTCGCCGCTGCCCACGCCGCTTTCGACGCCGCTGCAGGAGGTGGTGCCGCTCTCGCTCTACTCCGACGGGCGGAGGGGTTGA
- the LOC125218800 gene encoding probable methyltransferase At1g29790 translates to MAPKLFKSINKLILYLSILAAAVCIATFSKAYSLKSFLRPDASSTHAAFFPSHVNEQEITQTLNLVIHKLQHELDQMRVLPRDTPLRSKHAPLLADVLGLIESVRDSLSASPSLDGDQDQQARTAQFAPADHFLTEEIRKYILVKPNRLGKQNFMGANGTFTSIGHGCFALRDELESYMDYDIGDVCNDDWKLAQKLMIHGCDPLPRRRCYARAPQIYTQPLPINESLWKLPDDRNVRWGGYRCKNFTCLASNVTKKGFFKCAECFNLVDHESPRWIKPVYQNPNINLTSDFMISDVLDLKRGEIRIGLDFSVGTGTFAARMREHNVTIVTATVNLGAPFNEMIALRGLIPLYVTVNQRLPFFDNTLDLIHTTRFLDGWIDLVLLEFVVYDWDRVLRPGGLLWIDSFFCLKEDLDEYLGVFGMMRYKRHEWIVVPKFDKNDEREVFFSAVLEKPSRPFR, encoded by the coding sequence ATGGCTCCAAAACTATTCAAATCAATCAACAAACTGATCCTCTATCTATCAATCCTCGCCGCCGCAGTCTGCATTGCCACCTTCTCCAAAGCCTACTCTCTCAAATCCTTCCTCCGCCCCGACGCCTCCAGCACCCACGCCGCCTTCTTCCCGTCCCACGTCAACGAGCAAGAGATCACACAGACTCTCAACCTAGTCATCCACAAGCTCCAGCACGAGCTCGACCAAATGCGTGTCCTGCCTCGCGACACGCCCCTGCGCTCCAAGCACGCGCCCCTCCTGGCCGACGTGCTTGGCCTAATTGAGTCCGTCCGTGACTCCCTGTCCGCCTCCCCATCCCTGGATGGGGATCAGGATCAGCAGGCGCGAACTGCACAGTTCGCGCCTGCTGACCATTTCCTGACAGAGGAGATCAGGAAATACATCCTGGTCAAGCCCAACAGGCTTGGCAAACAGAACTTCATGGGCGCCAACGGCACGTTCACGAGCATCGGCCACGGGTGCTTCGCTCTGAGAGACGAGCTGGAATCCTACATGGATTACGACATAGGCGACGTGTGCAACGACGACTGGAAACTAGCTCAAAAACTCATGATCCACGGCTGCGATCCCCTGCCCCGGAGGCGCTGCTACGCCCGCGCTCCTCAGATCTACACACAGCCGCTCCCGATCAACGAGTCCCTCTGGAAGCTTCCTGACGACCGGAACGTGCGATGGGGCGGGTACCGGTGCAAGAACTTCACATGCCTGGCTAGCAATGTCACAAAAAAGGGCTTCTTCAAATGTGCAGAGTGTTTCAATTTGGTTGATCATGAATCTCCAAGGTGGATCAAGCCAGTGTACCAGAATCCTAACATTAATCTGACTTCGGATTTCATGATCTCCGATGTTCTTGATTTGAAGCGCGGCGAGATAAGGATCGGGCTCGATTTCAGCGTGGGGACGGGGACGTTCGCAGCGCGGATGAGGGAGCACAATGTGACTATAGTGACAGCTACGGTCAATCTTGGCGCTCCGTTCAATGAGATGATCGCGCTGCGGGGGCTGATCCCGTTGTACGTGACGGTGAATCAACGGCTGCCGTTCTTCGACAACACGCTGGATCTAATCCACACCACGAGATTTCTGGATGGGTGGATTGATCTGGTGCTGCTGGAGTTTGTGGTGTATGATTGGGATAGAGTGCTGAGGCCAGGGGGGCTGCTGTGGATTGATAGCTTCTTTTGTTTGAAGGAGGATTTGGATGAGTATTTGGGGGTGTTTGGGATGATGAGGTACAAGAGACATGAGTGGATTGTGGTGCCTAAGTTTGATAAGAATGATGAGAGAGAGGTCTTCTTTTCTGCTGTCTTGGAGAAACCATCTAGGCCATTTAGATGA
- the LOC125220945 gene encoding F-box protein At3g07870-like, with amino-acid sequence MAEVNNIDLFANIPREITTDVLSRLPIGSIIEAKFVCKEFRDVIESPGFHLSEPQPHLLVIPYTTTSSSTSWHAKFLKLKDDGIVPNTVAIELAVPGYTPLLLSSVNGLILLSENHDDLPLHNLSICNPITREYVTLPNPPPPEYHYSRNSSFGLGVSIRTRQYKVVRIVQLESKEYECQVYTLGTGKWRTIIVGTSPVKSRAVCSFVASLAASME; translated from the coding sequence ATGGCAGAAGTAAACAATATAGATTTGTTCGCAAATATCCCACGGGAAATCACCACAGATGTTCTCTCAAGACTCCCCATAGGCAGCATCATCGAGGCCAAATTCGTGTGCAAGGAATTCCGTGATGTCATCGAGAGCCCCGGCTTCCATCTCTCCGAACCCCAACCGCACCTCCTCGTAATTCCATACACCACTACTTCTTCATCCACATCTTGGCACGCTAAATTCTTGAAGTTGAAGGATGATGGAATCGTCCCTAACACGGTGGCCATCGAGTTGGCCGTCCCCGGCTACACACCCCTCCTACTTAGCTCCGTCAACGGTTTGATCTTGCTATCGGAGAACCACGATGATCTCCCCCTTCATAATCTCTCTATATGCAATCCCATCACCCGCGAATATGTCACACTTCCTAATCCTCCCCCTCCAGAGTATCACTACTCGCGAAACAGTAGTTTTGGACTTGGGGTGAGTATAAGGACCCGCCAATATAAGGTGGTTCGGATTGTCCAACTTGAGAGTAAAGAGTACGAATGTCAAGTATACACTCTGGGAACGGGGAAATGGAGGACCATTATTGTGGGGACCTCACCTGTAAAGTCAAGGGCCGTGTGTTCGTTCGTGGCTTCACTGGCTGCTAGTATGGAGTGA
- the LOC125221732 gene encoding reticulon-like protein B5 isoform X2, translated as MAEQEEISDPRTESFTDKISDRVHGDGDVHTSSSSSSSDSDHDDDNRASESSAKENNEFRREKPVHKVFGGGMSADVFLWRNKNISASLLGVATAAWVFFELLEYHLLTLVCHIGILMLSLSFLWSNASVFINKLSPHIPEVRLPQEPFVEITSGLVSEINHVFAELREISSGRNLKKFLKVVFGLWFFSIVGSCCSFLTLSYIIFVSFHTLPVLYEKYGHRIDPYSQKAMHGIRKPYAVFDSKILSKMPKRALAKKRA; from the exons ATGGCGGAACAGGAGGAGATATCGGATCCTAGAACTGAGTCGTTCACTGACAAAATCTCCGATAGGGTtcacggcgacggcgacgtcCACACGAGTTCTTCTTCATCCTCATCTGACTCGGATCACGACGATGACAACAGAGCATCGGAATCTTCCGCCAAGGAGAATAATGAGTTCCGCCGTGAAAAGCCGGTCCACAAGGTTTTTGGTGGTGGCATGT ctGCTGATGTGTTCTTGTGGAGGAACAAGAACATATCTGCCTCGCTGCTTGGTGTAGCAACAGCAGCCTGGGTGTTTTTCGAGTTACTTGAATACCATTTACTCACTCTGGTCTGTCACATTGGAATCCTCATGCTGTCTCTTTCGTTCTTATGGTCTAATGCATCAGTTTTCATCAACAA GCTGTCTCCCCATATTCCAGAAGTGCGCCTCCCCCAGGAACCGTTTGTGGAGATTACCTCAGGTCTCGTTTCTGAGATCAATCATGTATTCGCAGAGTTGAGAGAAATCTCATCTGGCAGAAATCTTAAGAAATTCCTTAAG GTTGTATTTGGTCTTTGGTTTTTCTCGATTGTTGGCAGCTGCTGCAGCTTCTTGACATTGTCTTACATAA TATTTGTTTCGTTCCACACTCTGCCTGTTTTGTACGAGAAGTACGGTCATAGGATTGATCCATATAGTCAGAAAGCAATGCACGGGATCCGAAAGCCATATGCGGTGTTCGATAGCAAAATCTTGAGCAAGATGCCCAAGAGAGCACTAGCCAAGAAACGAGCTTAG
- the LOC125221732 gene encoding reticulon-like protein B5 isoform X1, translating to MAEQEEISDPRTESFTDKISDRVHGDGDVHTSSSSSSSDSDHDDDNRASESSAKENNEFRREKPVHKVFGGGMSADVFLWRNKNISASLLGVATAAWVFFELLEYHLLTLVCHIGILMLSLSFLWSNASVFINKLSPHIPEVRLPQEPFVEITSGLVSEINHVFAELREISSGRNLKKFLKQVVFGLWFFSIVGSCCSFLTLSYIIFVSFHTLPVLYEKYGHRIDPYSQKAMHGIRKPYAVFDSKILSKMPKRALAKKRA from the exons ATGGCGGAACAGGAGGAGATATCGGATCCTAGAACTGAGTCGTTCACTGACAAAATCTCCGATAGGGTtcacggcgacggcgacgtcCACACGAGTTCTTCTTCATCCTCATCTGACTCGGATCACGACGATGACAACAGAGCATCGGAATCTTCCGCCAAGGAGAATAATGAGTTCCGCCGTGAAAAGCCGGTCCACAAGGTTTTTGGTGGTGGCATGT ctGCTGATGTGTTCTTGTGGAGGAACAAGAACATATCTGCCTCGCTGCTTGGTGTAGCAACAGCAGCCTGGGTGTTTTTCGAGTTACTTGAATACCATTTACTCACTCTGGTCTGTCACATTGGAATCCTCATGCTGTCTCTTTCGTTCTTATGGTCTAATGCATCAGTTTTCATCAACAA GCTGTCTCCCCATATTCCAGAAGTGCGCCTCCCCCAGGAACCGTTTGTGGAGATTACCTCAGGTCTCGTTTCTGAGATCAATCATGTATTCGCAGAGTTGAGAGAAATCTCATCTGGCAGAAATCTTAAGAAATTCCTTAAG CAGGTTGTATTTGGTCTTTGGTTTTTCTCGATTGTTGGCAGCTGCTGCAGCTTCTTGACATTGTCTTACATAA TATTTGTTTCGTTCCACACTCTGCCTGTTTTGTACGAGAAGTACGGTCATAGGATTGATCCATATAGTCAGAAAGCAATGCACGGGATCCGAAAGCCATATGCGGTGTTCGATAGCAAAATCTTGAGCAAGATGCCCAAGAGAGCACTAGCCAAGAAACGAGCTTAG